From one Bacteroides eggerthii genomic stretch:
- a CDS encoding HD domain-containing protein produces the protein MPSIKLIDKYYPEENELKHILLTHSRSVADKALWIADNHPELSLDRDFLYEAAMLHDIGIFLTNAEGIYCFGDKPYICHGYLGADLVRSEGYSRHALVCERHTGAGLSLEDIVKQDLPVPHRDMLPVSMEEQVICFADKFYSKTHLEQEKSVEKARKSLQRYGEAGLQRFDHWCELFL, from the coding sequence ATGCCTTCTATAAAATTGATTGATAAATATTATCCGGAAGAGAACGAGCTGAAGCATATTTTGCTGACTCATAGCCGTTCTGTGGCCGACAAAGCTTTGTGGATTGCCGATAATCATCCTGAATTATCTTTGGACAGAGACTTTCTGTATGAAGCAGCTATGTTGCATGATATAGGTATATTCCTGACGAATGCTGAGGGAATTTATTGCTTTGGAGATAAACCTTATATTTGCCATGGCTATTTAGGAGCGGATTTGGTGCGCTCGGAAGGCTATTCTCGTCATGCACTGGTTTGTGAGAGGCATACCGGAGCCGGTCTTTCGTTGGAAGATATCGTTAAGCAGGACCTGCCCGTTCCCCACCGGGATATGCTTCCGGTGAGCATGGAGGAACAAGTAATTTGCTTTGCCGATAAGTTTTACTCTAAGACGCATTTGGAGCAGGAAAAAAGCGTAGAGAAAGCACGAAAAAGTTTACAACGCTATGGCGAAGCCGGTTTACAACGCTTTGATCATTGGTGTGAACTGTTTTTGTAG
- a CDS encoding putative LPS assembly protein LptD, translated as MTPLKANTFISFILLFVLLLLSGEAASQRRRRGVVPPERLQTDSLRRDSLQVDTLAVTEKKKQPLDAPVTYEANDSIVFAQGGYAHLYGQGKVNYQQIELAADVITMNMDSSTVYAHGVEDSLGVKTGTPVFKDGETPYETNTIRYNFKSKKGVISNVVSQQGEGYVTGNNAKKGANDELYMKSGRYTTCDHHEHPHFYMQMTYAKVRPKKNVVTGPAYLVVEDVPLPLAVPFFFFPFSSSYSSGFLMPTYMDDSSRGFGLTDGGYYFAISDKMDLKLRADIFTKGSWALNAESNYIKRYKYSGLFQASYQVTKTGDKGLPDYSVAKDFKIVWSHRQDAKANPNQTFSASVNFATSSYERTNIGNMYNSNAMSQNTKTSSISYSRYFFDRKLTVAATTNIAQTMRDSSVNVTLPDLNISLSTIYPFKRKKAAGEERWYEKISVRYTGRLTNSIQTKDNLLFKSNLIKDWKNGMKHEIPVSATFTLFKYFNVTPSVSYTERWYTRKVMKDWDPNYGTNGREVATDTIYGFHRVYNYNASLGINTKIYGMYNPIFFPKKKIQIRHVITPSVSISAAPDFGSSRYGYYDSYIKNYADGRRDTVIYSPYSGQAFDVPGRGKQGNITFSISNNLEMKYYSSKKDTVKKVSLIDELGANISYNMAAATRPWSDLGLNLRLKLSKNYTFSMSSSFKTYGYKFDENGNVVDNDRTEWSYGRFGIFQGYGSSFSYTFNNDTWKKWKEKLSGTRDSDKKKEEEAASDEEGAETDTDGNGIPKKKVEKAAVDADGYQVFKMPWSLNFNYSFNISEDRSKPINRKKMRYPYRYTHNLSASGNIKLSNKWAVSFNSGYDFEAKKIVQTTFNITRDLHCFSMSASLSPFGQWKYYNFTIRANASILQDLKWEQRSQTQSNIQWY; from the coding sequence ATGACGCCATTGAAAGCAAATACATTCATATCATTCATACTACTATTTGTCTTACTCCTTCTTTCCGGTGAGGCTGCTTCGCAACGTCGTCGGAGAGGTGTTGTGCCGCCCGAAAGACTGCAAACGGACTCTTTGCGGAGAGATTCTTTGCAAGTAGATACATTGGCTGTTACCGAGAAGAAGAAACAGCCTTTGGACGCACCGGTCACCTATGAGGCAAATGACTCTATCGTGTTTGCCCAAGGCGGGTATGCGCATTTGTACGGACAGGGAAAAGTAAATTATCAACAGATAGAGCTGGCTGCTGATGTTATCACCATGAATATGGACAGCAGTACTGTATATGCTCATGGAGTGGAAGATTCTTTAGGCGTGAAGACGGGAACTCCGGTTTTCAAAGATGGCGAAACTCCGTATGAGACCAATACGATCCGTTATAACTTCAAGAGCAAAAAGGGGGTGATCAGTAATGTGGTCAGTCAGCAAGGAGAAGGATATGTTACCGGAAACAATGCAAAGAAGGGGGCTAATGACGAACTGTATATGAAAAGCGGGCGGTACACAACCTGCGACCACCATGAGCACCCTCACTTCTATATGCAGATGACTTATGCGAAAGTACGTCCTAAAAAGAATGTTGTAACGGGACCTGCCTATCTGGTGGTGGAGGATGTTCCTTTGCCGCTTGCTGTGCCGTTCTTCTTTTTCCCGTTTTCGAGCAGTTATTCATCCGGTTTCCTTATGCCTACATACATGGATGACTCCAGTCGTGGTTTCGGTCTGACGGACGGCGGATATTATTTTGCTATCAGTGATAAGATGGACTTAAAGTTGAGGGCCGACATTTTTACGAAAGGCTCATGGGCATTGAATGCTGAATCCAATTATATTAAACGGTATAAATACTCCGGTTTGTTCCAGGCGAGTTATCAGGTGACCAAGACCGGTGATAAGGGGCTGCCGGACTACTCTGTCGCCAAAGATTTCAAGATTGTCTGGTCTCACAGGCAGGATGCGAAGGCCAATCCGAATCAAACATTTTCTGCCAGTGTGAATTTTGCGACCAGCAGTTACGAGCGTACTAATATTGGAAACATGTACAACTCGAATGCTATGTCGCAGAATACGAAAACTTCAAGTATCAGTTATTCCCGTTATTTTTTTGATAGAAAGCTGACGGTAGCGGCAACTACTAATATCGCTCAGACTATGAGGGACTCTTCGGTTAATGTTACTTTGCCTGATTTGAATATTTCTTTATCTACGATCTATCCCTTCAAGCGTAAAAAAGCGGCAGGCGAGGAGAGATGGTATGAGAAGATTTCAGTACGGTATACGGGCCGTTTGACTAATAGCATCCAGACAAAAGATAATCTGCTGTTTAAATCCAACCTGATAAAGGACTGGAAGAATGGTATGAAGCATGAAATACCGGTCAGCGCTACCTTTACTTTGTTCAAGTATTTTAATGTAACTCCCTCCGTCAGCTATACAGAACGTTGGTACACGCGTAAGGTGATGAAAGACTGGGACCCGAACTATGGTACGAACGGTAGGGAAGTGGCTACTGATACGATTTACGGTTTTCATCGTGTGTATAATTATAATGCTAGTCTGGGTATCAATACGAAGATATACGGTATGTATAATCCGATTTTCTTTCCTAAAAAGAAGATACAGATCCGTCATGTCATAACTCCATCGGTAAGCATAAGCGCCGCTCCGGATTTTGGTTCTTCACGTTACGGCTATTATGATTCTTACATTAAGAATTATGCGGACGGCAGACGCGATACGGTCATTTATTCTCCGTATTCGGGACAAGCATTTGATGTTCCGGGAAGAGGTAAGCAAGGAAACATAACCTTCAGCATCTCCAATAATCTGGAGATGAAATATTATAGCAGTAAGAAGGATACGGTAAAGAAGGTTAGTCTGATTGATGAACTGGGGGCCAATATCAGTTATAATATGGCTGCTGCAACGCGCCCCTGGAGTGATCTTGGATTGAATCTTCGTCTGAAACTGAGTAAGAACTATACATTCAGCATGAGTTCTTCGTTCAAGACATACGGTTATAAATTCGATGAGAATGGTAACGTTGTTGATAATGACCGTACGGAATGGTCTTACGGGCGTTTCGGTATATTCCAAGGTTATGGCTCTTCTTTCAGTTATACGTTTAATAATGATACGTGGAAAAAATGGAAAGAGAAGTTAAGCGGTACTAGAGACTCCGATAAGAAGAAAGAAGAGGAAGCTGCTTCGGATGAGGAGGGTGCGGAAACTGATACTGATGGAAACGGTATTCCTAAAAAGAAAGTGGAAAAGGCGGCCGTTGATGCCGACGGGTATCAAGTATTCAAGATGCCATGGTCTCTGAACTTCAATTACAGCTTTAATATCTCTGAAGATCGTAGTAAGCCTATCAACCGTAAGAAAATGCGCTATCCCTATCGTTATACTCACAACTTGAGTGCTTCCGGTAATATAAAACTGTCTAATAAATGGGCGGTAAGTTTTAATTCCGGTTATGATTTTGAAGCTAAGAAGATTGTGCAGACCACCTTTAATATAACGCGCGATCTTCACTGTTTCAGCATGTCGGCCAGCCTTTCTCCTTTTGGGCAGTGGAAATACTACAATTTTACCATTCGTGCCAATGCAAGTATTTTGCAAGACTTAAAATGGGAACAAAGAAGCCAGACCCAGAGTAATATTCAGTGGTACTGA